The nucleotide window TTTCTCACTCCCGATAGACTGGCACCGACACCGCATGCAGCGTTTCTGGCTCGCCGTCCGTGGACGTGGATTCGGACTGTTGCCGCCCCAGCCCGTTGGCACCGGGCTCGCCCTTGTGCCACCCTGGTTGGCAGACTTGCATCGGTTGGGCCGACACCAACAACTGTATAAAGGTGGCAGATTCATTGTCGATTGGTTTACCACGCACCCTGCTGGTAGCAAAGTTGGTTCCTAGTAGCAGGCACCATCGCCCCTTGCCCTGTCTCCCCTTCCCATCGCACACACGGTTTTCTGTTTCATCCCACGGCGGGCGGTGCTCTCCAATTACCTAACTACGTCCGACTGGCCGGCTTCCGTCAATACTATTCATTTGCCGACTGGCAATGGTACTACTCATTCCAAGTCTCTGCCGTCTACCAACTGTACTGTACGTTCAACGGCGAATACCCTCGGTTTGCGCCGCGCAGCCCAGCAAGCTGACTCAACTGCTGTGCGGCTCACACGTACTGATGATGCCTCAGGAGCTTACCGGACCCGCGTGCCTCGTTACAGCGCATTTGCCGCGCTTACACGAGTTCCTCGATTCACTGGACAGAGCCATTGGTCATCATTGGTTTTACATAGTGCTGGTTTTGAAGAGACGAGCTTTCGCTGCATCAGCCCCAAACCCCCTCGCCGGTCTCTACTCCAAGGCGGCAGTCTGACCTCAGAATCTTTGTATGCGAGCGGTGTTGTCATGCCCCTGgtctcgccatcgtcggATTCTGTCTAGACGTTTAGACTGTGCTCGACCTCGTAAGGGTGCCGCGGCCATGAACATGTCTAACAGTGAGCCCATAGAGCCAGCTCCACCAGATACGTTAGACGATGATGGTCTTGAGGGCTCGGACTATGCAGAGTCGCTTGCATCCTCAGGCTTCACCTCGCTTGCTTCCCGTGTTATGAGACATTCTCATGAAGGCGGAAGGTGCGTCACTCATGACAGTCGCCCTCTCGTACCAGAACTTGCAAGCTAAGGTCTGTGTGTGTTAGACGGTATCAATCCTTCCTAGAGACCATATACCCGTTGCCAAACGACGAGCCGGAACAGTTCCGCGAAGAAATGAAGCACCAGATGGTGAAGCGTCTTCTCGATGACAACGATTACCTATCGCCCATTGGCAGAAATCCGCAGAAGATCTTGGACGTCGGTACCGGCACTGGCCTCTGGGCCGTCGACGGTGAGTGCTGTCGAACCTTGCACTTGAAGCCTCGACCACCTGACTCTTATCAAGTTGCGGACAAGTTCCCCAGCGCACACGTAATCGGGGTAGACATCTCGCCGATACAGAACTGTTACGCACCGCAAAACGTCGACTGGAGAATTGACGACATCCAAGAAACTTGGTCACCGTTGTACTCCGGCCTCGATTTCGTTCACTTTAGGTCGGTCAGTGTGACTCTGCGAGAGCCAGTCAAGGTCATACACTCGGCGTACGAGTAAGGCCGTTATCATTTGCCCCCTGCCGACCGACTCCTAATGGATGACAGAAACCTCAAATCAGGCGGTTGGGTTGAGTTTCAAGATGCCGGCGTCAGGATCGGGTGCGACGACAACACGCTCCCCGAAGACTACGCACCCGTCAAGTTCATGGACACCTTTATACGCACGTTTAAGACGCATTTCGGCTGGAACCTGGAATTTCCCAACGTGCTGCCCGAGGTTCTAAAAGACGCTGGGTTCGTCAACATACACTATCGACATCACAAACTACCTATCGGGCCGTGGGCCAAGGACCGACACCAGCGCGAAATCGGTCTTTTCCTCAGTAAGGACGTGTTGTGGCAGCTCATCCGCGCTGTGCTTGTCAAATGGCCACAGATGGGCCTGACGAAGCAGGAAGCCGAGATCATGGAACAGGACATTCGGAAGGCGTTCGAAAACACCTCATACCATGCATATCTTCCGTGGATCTCTATCTGGGCTCAAAAGCCCCCCAACTGATGCATGCGATGTAGTGATACATGCCACAGCATCCTGCGAGTAGTTGCTCTGCGGCCATCGCCGAAATCCCGTCGGCATTGGCAGATCATCCCGAGCAACGCGGGTGCCACACCATGAGACCAGACGAGGCTCCGTCCCTCTTGTGCTTGCCCATACGTGTCGTCGGGCTACCGGATGACGCCGGATGTATGGCTTGCATCGTGCAATGTGGGATGCTACTGGGTAGGCATACACCTAATCAACAGCTTTCCTTTCGGCACGCTTCCTAGCCGAGTCAGACCACCACCCCTCAAATTCGAAAGGTGAGGATGCTCTGCCTTAGCCGCGGCCATCGTCGTAGATGAGCAAAAACATGTCGTTCGGAATGCCTCCCAGGGCCAATTTTAACGGTTGATCATGTTCAAAAATCGCATCCATTCAAACGAGACACCCCGACACCGAGTCTCATCATGGTTTCCTCCCATAAGTAACGTACACATCGAAATATCCATGTCTCTCAACGTCCCGCCACTCCGCGATAACCCTAGCACTAAAGTCCCAGACTTCCTCTTTTCTCCAGCCCATGAAGCGGGTGAAAAGAGCCAGCGTCATAGACTCGAGTCCAACACTGAAGTTGGCCTCCGTCCAGACCCCAAGTGTCTTGTGCTTCACGTCCCGCGGCCATTGGTTGATTGGCCACTTGAACTGGATGCGGACGATATCGACAAAGCCAACGCTAGTCATCATTTCCGCTGCCTTGCCGCAGGTATCCAGCAGAAAACCGGATCTTCTACCGGCTTCCATCATCAGCTCATTCCACCTGCCGAGGTCGCAGTCTGGCGGTATGGTTCCGTCATCACACCTCATCGGAAAGTCGATATCCTGGATCTCAAGCCATCCTCCGGTATTGAGGTTGCTGTGTATCGTGTCAGCTATACACGAGCACACGGACGACGGGTCGAAGATGACAGACTCGAATGCTTGCTGATGAAAGTTGTGCCAATCCCTAAAAGCACCGGTCATCATCATGCTGTGGACATAGTCAAACTTTCTTGAAAAGCTCCATTCCTCCTCGAGATCGTCAATCTCGTAATGGACGTTGGGTGGAGTGCTAGCAGGGTCAGGAATCCGACGTGAATCTTTTCGGCATCATGGCTTACAAGCCGGGCTGGACAGGTGACAGATCTACGCCCACAACCTCGGATTCAGGGTGTTCCTCTCCTTGTGTCGTATCAGTATATTATAAAAGATGCTTGCAAGTCTGGTCCCACCGAAATCAATTGCCCACAGCCCAATGCCGCACCCAACGTCCAAGACTCTGTGCGGGTGATGGACTGGGGCAAAGTTGAGCCTGTTCTCAAACGTGAGCTGGCAAAGCTGGTATTGGAATGCTGCTTCGGTCAGCAGACAGTCCGAATAGCCGCATTTCAAGAACCATCGTACCTTGTCGGTCGAGCTCTTCCTGTTGAGGGACCGAGTCAGACCACGATTCAAAGGTAATTCCTGTCCAAATCAGGGGGAAACACATACCTGGTCCGTAGGCAAGACGTACTTCCCATCCTTGTATCCGTGGTATATGCGGCCATTCTCCTCACGTGCCCGTACTATGCTTGACCGAAGTGACGCAGTAGATGATGGCCATGCCTCGGACTGCGAACTGCCTTAGCCTCTTTCTATGGCGACATTTTCCGGGGAAACCCACCTCTCCCAGCGCAGAGTCGACGTCACTTCCCGCAAGGCTCTGCATCTCAGCGTCGTCGATATTCTGCGACTCCTCTCAGTTATGGATGCCGGTGAAGGCCTTTCGGACCTCAGGACTGGCGAGCTAACCTCGTCTGCTTCCAGGTCAACGTTGGCTCCCTGCGGAAATGTTGTGTCCACTTGATGCATTGCATCAAGCGCTGGTTCCTCCCTTTCCATGCTGGCAGGTAGGTTATGTGAAGTTTGTGACGATTTGTGGCGATCTTTGGGCCGTTTATCTTCTTCTAAATCTGGGCCCTCGAAAGATGGCGCCGGCACAGCGAGCGTTCCCTCTCGAAGACGGGTATTTCAGCAAGAAGCATCGAAATGGTATTTGCTTCTCGCTAGCTGCTCACCCAATGCGACAAATTCGGCGGCAAGGCAAGCAACGGATGCCATCTGCGTAGTTGAGGGGGGACAGTTCGGCTGCAGTGCCTCCTAGCGAGGCGACACAAACAAGCGTCTCCTTTTGTCGGTGGGCTGCATAGCGGGCGGTACAGAGAGTCGTAAAACAAGCCGTCTGAAGAATCTCCCTTAGTATTAGACTCATCATGGAAGAACCAAGTTTGCTCTGAGTTTTGTTCAcacgggggaggggttggaTCAGCAAGCCTCTTGGTTCTTGGCATCATCTACGAGTGGCCTCGGCCATTATCAGCTCAAGCCCGAGGGGGGAGCACATATCAACACTGTGTGCCGACGCCTACGGTGTTACACATAACACGTGCAGTCAATATCCTTGCAACGGCCACCACCAGGACTTGTAACGATGGTCATTGGGCACCGACTGAGATTTCAACGTAAAAACTTTGACTAGTTGCCAATTCACAAGAGaagcgggggaggggggcgtcGTCCCGAATGCCAGCATGTTGAAGGTGTTTTGATAGCCGAAAAGCGTGGCATCTTGTCATCGGTCGTCTCGTCGAGCTTCGGATTCCTGCATGCCATCATGCGGTCTGTCGGGTAGACAGATAAATACGAGCCGGCATGTTGCCGCCATAATTCTCCAGAGCACCTCTGCCTTATTGTTCAAGACGAGATGTAAGGGGGCAGGCAATGCAACGTCTTCACGATAAAAGTGAGAAGGCCAGCACGATGTCTCCCACCGCCTCTGTGGGCGCTTGAGCAAGTAGCTGATATATGAGCGCCGGTGTAACGAAGCCGAGAAAGCTGCCGTCCGACgggcgaggggggggcaaTGGGTAGCAGTCAGACCGACGAATTGCCCATGGCGGAAGCGGATCCCATATCGATTGTGACTACCCGTACGGCTGGTTCGTCGAACGCTTGCTGCACGATGGCTCAGTTTGCTGACGAAGGAAGCAAACTTTGGTTCCATCACACTCACTCTTGGACTAGACTGTCTCATACGTTACCGCAATTCCGGCGGAGGCGCCATGTTTGGGTGGACAGCCTATACGTATGGGTAGGAGCCCTGAGGTCCTGTTTGGCGTCGTCCCCGTCAACCCGATGGGTCGGCTTGACAAGAAAGTTCCCTGAAACGCCATCGGTATGCCTGACCGACACGTCATTCATATCTGTCATTGGTTGATACTGATGACATGCGAGCCGGAGCGGATAGCTGCATATGATAGCTCACTTTTTTCTAGAATCGCAAGAGAAGTTCAAGACGGCCAAAACATAGGGGTGACCGAGACGGCTGAGGAGTGTACAAgaggcgatgaggaagagTGAGTATAGGATGAGCCATCAGTCGGTAATGAGGTGAACCGGAGAGAAAAGTTTGACTTAGAGTCCCTTTGGTGAGTGGTCGATCTGCTTCCATCCCAAATACCACATCTATCATCCCAGCAGATCTTTCGGGCATCCCAACGTTGGCACAGTTTTCTCATTGGGCATTTGAAGGGGGTGAAGTCGCCCTTGTTATTTGTCGTGACTGCTACAATCACCGGCATTGAGGTTTGCTTCCCCTTGTGGATAATTCCTTACCATACCTACCTAGCAAGTAAGGGTTAATGGGTACCTACCCAGGTAGGCAAGGTAAGGTATGTAGttaagtaggtaggtaggtaggacacctacctacctacctacctcagGTAGCCATCCACATCCGACAAAGGACAGGCGCTCTCGTCCCGCACTCACGAGTCCATGTTGTTGCCCGAGTCGGGGTTCGTCCACACGACTAGTCATCCAAGTCGACGCTGCCCCGTCCTGGcgcttcttttcctcctctccttcctctcAAGCCCGCTCAATTTCATCTCACCTCAACCTAGAAAACTCCCGTCGTATTCTTCTCAGCCGAGATCTTATCGCCTTTACACAGCAACAGAAATCGAGAGACCATGGCCGCCCTGAGTGAAGCCTCGGGCCACATCTGGAAG belongs to Colletotrichum higginsianum IMI 349063 chromosome 5, whole genome shotgun sequence and includes:
- a CDS encoding methyltransferase domain-containing protein, yielding MRAVLSCPWSRHRRILSRRLDCARPRKGAAAMNMSNSEPIEPAPPDTLDDDGLEGSDYAESLASSGFTSLASRVMRHSHEGGRRYQSFLETIYPLPNDEPEQFREEMKHQMVKRLLDDNDYLSPIGRNPQKILDVGTGTGLWAVDGECCRTLHLKPRPPDSYQVADKFPSAHVIGVDISPIQNCYAPQNVDWRIDDIQETWSPLYSGLDFVHFRSVSVTLREPVKVIHSAYENLKSGGWVEFQDAGVRIGCDDNTLPEDYAPVKFMDTFIRTFKTHFGWNLEFPNVLPEVLKDAGFVNIHYRHHKLPIGPWAKDRHQREIGLFLSKDVLWQLIRAVLVKWPQMGLTKQEAEIMEQDIRKAFENTSYHAYLPWISIWAQKPPN
- a CDS encoding Methyltransferase; the protein is MEREEPALDAMHQVDTTFPQGANVDLEADENIDDAEMQSLAGSDVDSALGESEAWPSSTASLRSSIVRAREENGRIYHGYKDGKYVLPTDQEELDRQGEEHPESEVVGVDLSPVQPGFTPPNVHYEIDDLEEEWSFSRKFDYVHSMMMTGAFRDWHNFHQQAFESVIFDPNLNTGGWLEIQDIDFPMRCDDGTIPPDCDLGRWNELMMEAGRRSGFLLDTCGKAAEMMTSVGFVDIVRIQFKWPINQWPRDVKHKTLGVWTEANFSVGLESMTLALFTRFMGWRKEEVWDFSARVIAEWRDVERHGYFDVYVTYGRKP